The following coding sequences lie in one Variovorax terrae genomic window:
- a CDS encoding pirin family protein, with protein MTIQLQLTGHDKDLGGGFRVRRLLPAAKQRSVGPFLFFDHFGPVTELPQDNHDVRPHPHIGLATVTYLFEGAMMHRDSLGSAQRIEPGAINWMTAGRGIVHSERRPEDLRDKTYVNHGLQLWAALPRAHEEDAPSFTHTPAAAIPEAVVGDARVRVLIGEAFGRRSPVATFTKTLYLDVQLPAGGVLELPPLAQELAVYPVDGDVTLGGEAVPAHTMAVLASGITARIEAAAPVRLMVIGGDALDGHRFMWWNFVSSRKERIAQASADWEAQTMGQVPGETEFIPLPPARTAAS; from the coding sequence ATGACCATTCAACTCCAGCTCACGGGGCACGACAAGGACCTCGGCGGCGGCTTCCGGGTGCGCCGGCTGCTGCCCGCCGCGAAGCAGCGGTCGGTCGGCCCGTTCCTGTTCTTCGACCACTTCGGCCCGGTGACCGAGCTGCCGCAGGACAACCACGACGTGCGCCCGCACCCGCACATCGGCCTGGCCACGGTGACCTACCTGTTCGAGGGCGCGATGATGCACCGCGACAGCCTGGGCTCGGCGCAGCGCATCGAGCCCGGCGCCATCAACTGGATGACGGCCGGGCGCGGCATCGTGCATTCGGAGCGCCGGCCCGAGGACCTGCGCGACAAGACCTACGTGAACCACGGCCTGCAGCTCTGGGCCGCGCTGCCGCGCGCGCATGAAGAGGATGCGCCTTCGTTCACGCACACGCCGGCCGCGGCCATCCCCGAGGCGGTGGTGGGCGATGCGCGGGTGCGCGTGCTGATCGGCGAGGCCTTCGGCCGCCGCTCGCCGGTGGCGACGTTCACGAAGACGCTGTACCTCGACGTGCAGCTGCCCGCCGGCGGCGTGCTCGAACTGCCGCCGCTGGCGCAGGAGCTCGCGGTGTACCCGGTGGATGGCGATGTGACGCTGGGCGGCGAGGCCGTGCCGGCGCACACGATGGCGGTGCTGGCCTCGGGCATCACCGCGCGCATCGAGGCGGCCGCGCCCGTGCGGCTGATGGTGATCGGCGGCGACGCGCTCGACGGCCACCGCTTCATGTGGTGGAACTTCGTGTCCAGCCGCAAGGAGCGCATCGCCCAGGCCTCGGCCGACTGGGAGGCCCAAACCATGGGCCAGGTGCCGGGCGAGACCGAGTTCATCCCGCTGCCGCCGGCGCGCACGGCCGCCTCCTGA
- a CDS encoding ExbD/TolR family protein has translation MPAVASRGRGRRTISEINMVPFIDVMLVLLIIFMVTAPLITPSLIDLPSVGKAAKQPDQVIQIIIGKDEALELKTAASPEKSAQVTLKEVAAVVQQAQGQAPGGPAAAPVVISADRSVKYETVVKVMDTLQRAGIQRVGLSVQLAK, from the coding sequence ATGCCAGCCGTCGCATCCCGGGGCCGCGGACGCCGCACCATCAGCGAAATCAACATGGTGCCCTTCATCGACGTGATGCTGGTGCTGCTGATCATCTTCATGGTCACGGCGCCGCTGATCACGCCCAGCCTGATCGACCTGCCCAGCGTGGGCAAGGCCGCCAAGCAGCCCGACCAGGTGATCCAGATCATCATCGGCAAGGACGAGGCGCTCGAGCTGAAAACCGCCGCCTCGCCCGAGAAGTCCGCGCAGGTCACGCTCAAGGAAGTGGCGGCGGTGGTGCAGCAGGCACAGGGTCAGGCGCCCGGTGGCCCGGCCGCCGCGCCCGTGGTCATCAGCGCCGACCGCAGCGTCAAATACGAAACCGTGGTCAAGGTCATGGACACGCTGCAGCGCGCGGGCATCCAGCGCGTGGGCCTGTCGGTGCAACTGGCCAAGTAA
- a CDS encoding sulfurtransferase has translation MSLVCNAAAYKFTPIADPERLQSAVRHEAGQRQLKGTCLVAPEGINLFLAGAAADVRGFLDWLRGDQRFADLAAKESWSPRQPFGKLLVKLKREIIRMDHPAIQPAAGRAPAVDSATVRRWLDQGHDDAGRPVVTLDTRNAFEVDHGTFEGAVDWRITKFTEFPQAFLEHRAELEGKTVVSFCTGGIRCEKAALFMREAGHEHVYQLDGGILKYFEDTGGAHYRGACFVFDEREALAPDLSATKK, from the coding sequence ATGTCCCTCGTCTGCAATGCCGCCGCTTACAAATTCACACCGATCGCCGACCCCGAGCGGCTGCAGTCCGCCGTGCGGCACGAGGCCGGGCAGCGGCAGCTCAAGGGCACCTGCCTGGTCGCGCCCGAGGGCATCAACCTGTTCCTGGCCGGCGCGGCAGCGGACGTGCGCGGCTTCCTGGACTGGCTGCGCGGCGACCAGCGCTTTGCCGATCTCGCCGCCAAGGAAAGCTGGTCGCCGCGCCAGCCCTTCGGCAAGCTTCTGGTGAAGCTCAAGCGCGAAATCATCCGCATGGACCACCCGGCCATCCAGCCCGCCGCCGGCCGCGCGCCGGCCGTGGACAGCGCCACGGTCAGGCGCTGGCTCGACCAGGGCCACGACGATGCCGGCCGCCCGGTGGTCACGCTCGACACGCGCAACGCGTTCGAGGTGGACCACGGCACCTTCGAAGGCGCGGTGGACTGGCGCATCACGAAGTTCACCGAGTTCCCGCAGGCGTTTCTCGAGCACCGCGCCGAGCTCGAAGGCAAGACCGTGGTGAGCTTCTGCACCGGCGGCATCCGCTGCGAGAAAGCCGCGCTGTTCATGCGCGAGGCCGGCCACGAGCATGTCTACCAGCTCGACGGCGGCATCCTCAAGTACTTCGAGGACACCGGCGGCGCGCACTACCGCGGCGCCTGCTTCGTGTTCGACGAGCGCGAGGCGCTGGCGCCCGATCTGTCCGCTACTAAAAAGTGA
- the tolA gene encoding cell envelope integrity protein TolA: protein MPSLADRLEFAPPPPPGMLRAFGLALLAHVLLLAALTWGVNWKRDAEDISVEAELWSAVPQQAAPKPVEAPPPPPPPRVVEEKPAPPVVKDADIALERDRKKRELDKKREQERLEQEKLARDKEKAEKAAADKKKLEQQEAKRKAEEDARRLEAQRQDNLRRIAGLAGATGSPSSNGGALQSSGPSASYGGRIRARIKPNIVFTEDMAGNPTAEVEVRAAPDGTIVGNRLVKSSGVKAWDDAVLNAIVKTETLPRDVDGRVPSSLIISFRPKD, encoded by the coding sequence ATGCCCAGCCTCGCCGACCGCCTCGAATTCGCGCCGCCGCCGCCGCCCGGCATGCTGCGCGCGTTCGGCCTGGCGCTGCTGGCGCATGTGCTGCTGCTGGCGGCGCTGACCTGGGGCGTGAACTGGAAGCGCGACGCGGAAGACATCTCGGTCGAGGCCGAGCTGTGGTCGGCCGTGCCGCAGCAGGCCGCGCCCAAGCCCGTGGAAGCGCCTCCTCCGCCGCCCCCGCCGCGGGTGGTCGAAGAGAAGCCCGCCCCGCCGGTCGTCAAGGACGCCGACATCGCGCTGGAGCGCGACCGCAAGAAGCGCGAGCTCGACAAGAAACGCGAGCAGGAGCGCCTCGAGCAGGAGAAGCTGGCCCGCGACAAGGAAAAAGCGGAAAAGGCTGCCGCCGACAAGAAGAAGCTCGAACAGCAGGAGGCCAAGCGCAAGGCCGAAGAAGACGCCCGGCGGCTCGAAGCCCAACGCCAGGACAACCTCCGGCGCATCGCCGGCCTGGCCGGCGCCACCGGTTCGCCCTCTTCGAACGGCGGCGCGCTGCAGTCGTCCGGCCCGTCGGCCAGCTACGGCGGCCGCATCCGCGCGCGCATCAAGCCCAACATCGTGTTCACCGAAGACATGGCCGGCAACCCCACGGCCGAGGTCGAGGTGCGCGCCGCGCCGGACGGCACCATCGTCGGCAACCGGCTGGTCAAGTCCAGCGGCGTGAAGGCCTGGGACGATGCGGTGCTCAACGCCATCGTCAAGACCGAAACCCTGCCGCGCGACGTGGACGGCCGGGTGCCCTCCTCGCTCATCATCAGCTTCCGGCCCAAGGACTGA
- the dnaE gene encoding DNA polymerase III subunit alpha: MFVHLRIHTEFSVVDGTNRVDDIVKAAAADGQPALAITDLNNLFGAIKFYKAARGAGVKPLIGVEVFLEGLGKEASALSRVLLLVQGRQGYLNLSELLARAWTQNVVKAQAVVKLAWLRELGEGLILLSGAQAGPVGQALVQGDNERAAEVALQLATLFPHRFYLELQRAGRADDEAHVAAAVQLAARMKLPVVATHPVQFHGADDYEAHEARVCISEGEILGNQRRVRKFTREQYFKPAAQMQALFADVPSALANALEIARRCNLTLELGKPRLPDYPTPNGMPIEEYFRFASHEGLDERLAHLYPDEARRATERPRYLERLEFEINTILKMGFPGYFLIVGDFINWAKRNGCPVGPGRGSGAGSLVAYALKITDLDPLQYKLLFERFLNPERVSMPDFDIDFCQSNRGLVIDYVKDKYGKDAVSQIATFGTMAARAAIRDVGRVMDMSYTFCDGISKLIPNKPGMTVTLQYPPQPKKDGDKNNYAIEMEPLLAERIEREEEVRTLVEMAQKLEGMTRNVGMHAGGVLIAPGKLTDFCPLYQQPGSDSAVSQYDKDDVEAAGLVKFDFLGLATLTILEIAKEFIVRRHKGQENFAFENIPLDDTRTYKLFSEGKTEAVFQFESRGMQGMLKDARPTRLEDLIALNALYRPGPMDLIPSFVARKHGREEVEYPHPLVAEMLSETYGIMVYQEQVMQTAQILGGYSLGGADLLRRAMGKKKAEEMAEHRQIFRVGAAKNGIGEDKADEIFDLMEKFAGYGFNKSHAAAYSLLAYHTGWLKVHYTAEFFCANMTVEMDDTDKLKVLFEDAQKNFGISFEPPDVNRGNYRFEPVTDKVIRYGLGAVKGTGQLAVEAIVAAREEGGPFKSLFDFCVRVDRQRINKRTVEALIKAGAFDALQLNRAALVASIDRAFEFANATEANANQGGLFDLGDDAHGSSTQEPDLVDTLPWGVKERLTQEKTAVGFYLSGHLFDEVSREVRQFVKRTVDELIDSREQQMIAGVVSDFRVINGQRGKLALFKLDDKSASIEATADEAVLNTYRNLLKDDEVLIVSGRLQPGRGGFEPRFVVSQVWDLATARCRFGKFLRVAVNGKAPDIPRLLKEFPARREMSEQGELVRGLAVRLALARETASAELQLGEEAKFFPSDAALASWMAQADQGQAAIVYE, translated from the coding sequence ATGTTTGTTCACCTGCGCATCCACACCGAGTTCTCGGTGGTCGACGGCACCAACCGCGTCGATGACATCGTCAAGGCCGCGGCCGCCGACGGCCAGCCGGCCCTGGCCATCACCGATCTCAACAACCTGTTCGGCGCGATCAAGTTCTACAAGGCCGCGCGCGGCGCCGGCGTCAAGCCGCTGATCGGGGTCGAGGTCTTCCTCGAAGGCCTGGGCAAGGAGGCCAGCGCGCTGTCGCGCGTGCTGCTGCTGGTGCAGGGCCGCCAGGGCTATTTGAACCTGTCCGAGCTGCTGGCGCGCGCCTGGACGCAGAACGTGGTCAAGGCCCAGGCGGTGGTGAAGCTGGCCTGGCTGCGCGAGCTGGGCGAGGGCTTGATTCTGCTGTCGGGCGCGCAGGCCGGGCCGGTGGGCCAGGCGCTGGTGCAGGGCGACAACGAGCGCGCGGCCGAGGTCGCGCTGCAACTGGCCACGCTGTTCCCGCACCGCTTCTACCTCGAGCTGCAACGCGCCGGCCGCGCCGACGACGAGGCCCATGTGGCCGCCGCCGTGCAGCTGGCCGCGCGCATGAAGCTGCCGGTGGTGGCGACGCACCCGGTGCAGTTCCACGGCGCAGATGACTACGAGGCACACGAGGCGCGCGTCTGCATCTCCGAGGGCGAGATCCTCGGCAACCAGCGCCGCGTGCGCAAGTTCACGCGCGAGCAGTATTTCAAGCCGGCGGCGCAGATGCAGGCGCTGTTCGCCGACGTGCCCTCGGCGCTGGCCAATGCGCTGGAGATCGCGCGCCGCTGCAACCTCACGCTGGAGCTGGGCAAGCCACGCCTGCCCGACTACCCCACGCCCAACGGCATGCCGATCGAGGAGTACTTCCGCTTCGCTTCGCACGAGGGGCTGGACGAGCGGCTGGCGCACCTCTATCCCGACGAGGCCCGGCGCGCCACGGAGCGGCCGCGCTACCTGGAGCGGCTGGAGTTCGAGATCAACACCATCCTGAAGATGGGCTTCCCGGGCTACTTCCTGATCGTGGGCGACTTCATCAACTGGGCCAAGCGCAACGGCTGCCCGGTGGGCCCGGGCCGGGGCTCGGGCGCCGGCTCGCTGGTGGCCTATGCACTCAAGATCACCGACCTCGACCCGCTGCAGTACAAGCTGCTGTTCGAGCGCTTCCTGAACCCCGAGCGCGTGTCGATGCCCGACTTCGACATCGACTTCTGCCAGAGCAACCGCGGGCTGGTGATCGACTACGTGAAGGACAAGTACGGCAAGGACGCCGTGAGCCAGATCGCCACCTTCGGCACCATGGCCGCGCGCGCCGCCATCCGCGACGTGGGCCGCGTGATGGACATGAGCTACACCTTCTGCGACGGCATCTCCAAGCTCATCCCCAACAAGCCGGGCATGACGGTGACGCTGCAGTACCCGCCGCAGCCCAAGAAGGACGGCGACAAGAACAACTACGCCATCGAGATGGAGCCGCTGCTGGCCGAGCGCATCGAGCGCGAGGAGGAGGTGCGCACCCTGGTCGAGATGGCGCAGAAGCTCGAGGGCATGACGCGCAACGTCGGCATGCACGCCGGCGGCGTGCTGATCGCGCCGGGCAAGCTCACGGATTTCTGCCCGCTGTACCAGCAGCCCGGCAGCGACTCGGCGGTGAGCCAGTACGACAAGGACGACGTGGAGGCCGCGGGCCTCGTCAAGTTCGACTTTCTGGGCCTCGCCACGCTGACCATCCTGGAGATCGCCAAGGAGTTCATCGTCCGGCGCCACAAGGGCCAGGAGAACTTCGCGTTCGAGAACATCCCGCTCGACGACACGCGCACCTACAAGCTCTTTTCCGAGGGCAAGACCGAGGCCGTGTTCCAGTTTGAATCGCGCGGCATGCAGGGCATGCTGAAGGATGCGCGGCCGACGCGCCTGGAAGACCTGATCGCGCTCAACGCGCTGTACCGCCCGGGCCCGATGGACCTGATCCCCAGCTTCGTGGCGCGCAAGCACGGGCGCGAAGAGGTGGAGTACCCGCACCCGCTGGTGGCCGAGATGCTGTCCGAGACCTACGGCATCATGGTCTACCAGGAGCAGGTGATGCAGACGGCGCAGATCCTGGGCGGCTATTCGCTGGGCGGCGCCGACCTGCTGCGCCGCGCCATGGGCAAGAAGAAGGCCGAGGAGATGGCCGAGCACCGGCAGATCTTCCGCGTGGGCGCCGCCAAGAACGGCATCGGCGAGGACAAGGCCGACGAGATCTTCGATTTGATGGAGAAGTTCGCGGGCTACGGCTTCAACAAGTCGCACGCCGCCGCCTACTCGCTGCTGGCCTACCACACGGGCTGGCTCAAGGTGCACTACACGGCCGAGTTCTTCTGCGCCAACATGACCGTGGAAATGGACGACACCGACAAGCTCAAGGTGCTGTTCGAGGACGCGCAGAAGAACTTCGGCATCAGCTTCGAGCCGCCGGACGTGAACCGCGGCAACTACCGCTTCGAGCCGGTCACCGACAAGGTGATCCGCTACGGCCTGGGCGCGGTCAAGGGCACGGGCCAGCTGGCGGTGGAAGCCATCGTCGCAGCGCGGGAGGAGGGCGGCCCGTTCAAGAGCCTGTTCGATTTCTGCGTGCGGGTGGACCGCCAGCGCATCAACAAGCGCACGGTGGAAGCGCTGATCAAGGCCGGCGCCTTCGACGCGCTGCAGCTCAACCGCGCCGCGCTGGTGGCGTCGATCGACCGCGCCTTCGAATTCGCCAACGCCACCGAGGCCAATGCCAACCAGGGCGGGCTGTTCGATCTGGGCGACGACGCGCATGGCTCCAGCACGCAGGAGCCCGATCTGGTCGACACCCTGCCCTGGGGCGTGAAGGAGCGGCTGACGCAGGAGAAGACGGCCGTGGGCTTCTACCTCTCGGGCCATTTGTTCGACGAGGTCTCGCGCGAGGTGCGCCAGTTCGTCAAGCGTACGGTGGACGAACTGATCGACAGCCGCGAGCAGCAGATGATCGCCGGCGTCGTGAGCGACTTCCGCGTGATCAACGGCCAGCGCGGCAAGCTCGCACTGTTCAAGCTCGACGACAAATCGGCCTCGATCGAGGCCACGGCTGACGAGGCCGTGCTCAACACCTACCGCAACCTGCTCAAGGACGACGAGGTGCTGATCGTGAGCGGGCGCCTGCAGCCCGGGCGCGGCGGCTTCGAGCCGCGCTTCGTGGTGAGCCAGGTCTGGGACTTGGCGACGGCGCGCTGCCGCTTCGGCAAGTTCCTGCGCGTCGCGGTGAACGGCAAGGCGCCGGACATTCCGCGCCTGCTCAAGGAGTTTCCGGCCCGGCGCGAGATGTCGGAGCAGGGCGAGCTGGTGCGCGGCCTCGCGGTGCGGCTGGCCCTGGCGCGCGAGACGGCGTCGGCCGAGCTGCAACTCGGCGAGGAGGCCAAGTTCTTCCCGAGCGATGCCGCGCTGGCAAGCTGGATGGCGCAGGCCGACCAGGGGCAGGCGGCCATCGTCTACGAGTGA
- a CDS encoding tripartite tricarboxylate transporter substrate binding protein codes for MKHILLWAAAALLAFAPVGGHADTFPSRPIRLIVPWPAGGSTDVSLRVLANAAARHLGQPVIVENRPGAAGTLGVTALLQAKPDGYTLSQLPMGIFRVPHMQKVAWDPVRDLSYVIGVSGYTYGLVVRSDAPWKTLKDYLDDARKRPDAITYGTAGVGGTPHLNTEQLAAAAGVRLRHVPYRGTADNLQAVLGGHVMSASEATGWGPHVDKGDLRLLATWGAERTSRWPNAPTLKELGYNLVSSAPYGIGGPKGMDPNVTRVLHDAFRKAMQEPEHLQVLARYDQPLLYLGSEDYARFAQEAFASEKALVERLGLRSAD; via the coding sequence ATGAAACACATCCTGCTGTGGGCGGCGGCCGCCCTGTTGGCCTTCGCGCCGGTCGGCGGCCATGCCGACACCTTTCCCAGCCGGCCGATCCGGCTGATCGTGCCCTGGCCCGCCGGCGGCTCCACCGATGTCTCGCTGCGCGTGCTGGCCAATGCGGCGGCCCGGCACCTGGGCCAGCCGGTGATCGTCGAGAACCGCCCGGGCGCGGCCGGCACCCTGGGCGTGACCGCGCTGCTGCAGGCCAAGCCCGACGGCTACACGCTGTCGCAACTGCCCATGGGCATCTTCCGCGTGCCCCACATGCAGAAGGTGGCCTGGGACCCGGTGCGCGACCTCAGCTATGTGATCGGCGTTTCAGGCTACACCTACGGCCTCGTGGTGCGCAGCGATGCGCCCTGGAAGACGCTCAAGGACTACCTCGACGACGCCCGCAAGCGCCCCGACGCCATCACCTACGGCACGGCGGGCGTGGGCGGCACCCCGCACCTCAACACCGAGCAGCTGGCGGCCGCGGCCGGCGTGCGGCTGCGCCACGTGCCCTACCGCGGCACGGCGGACAACCTGCAGGCGGTGCTCGGCGGCCACGTGATGTCGGCCTCGGAGGCCACCGGCTGGGGCCCCCATGTCGACAAGGGCGATCTGCGCCTGCTGGCCACCTGGGGCGCGGAGCGCACGAGCCGCTGGCCGAATGCCCCGACCCTGAAGGAGCTGGGCTACAACCTCGTCTCCAGCGCCCCCTACGGCATCGGCGGGCCCAAGGGCATGGACCCGAACGTCACGCGCGTGCTGCACGACGCCTTCCGCAAGGCCATGCAGGAGCCCGAGCACCTGCAGGTGCTGGCGCGCTACGACCAGCCCCTGCTCTACCTCGGCAGCGAGGACTACGCGCGTTTTGCGCAGGAGGCGTTCGCCTCCGAGAAAGCCCTGGTCGAACGCCTGGGGCTCCGCTCGGCCGACTGA
- a CDS encoding Crp/Fnr family transcriptional regulator — MAPDPAAPARHLEPAPPAQGPALLQHAAILSKARTLRVPAHTRIFDAGQTSEHIYIVQRGRVRTFATTAEGTELTTGLWSTGHVLGLIGAATAGPKVLSAESIDDATLLTLTSSNLKALVGEVPEFGWSVVRALAWMASTGVHRAIRLSTAPVSHRLIDALLMLAELPEAGDGRGGALIEGISQETIAGMVGATRPWVAQALSELSRRGLLAQGRMRIAVPDLSRLRAAARL, encoded by the coding sequence ATGGCCCCTGACCCCGCCGCCCCGGCCCGGCACCTTGAGCCGGCGCCCCCCGCGCAAGGGCCGGCGCTGCTGCAGCACGCGGCGATCCTGTCGAAGGCGCGGACCCTGCGGGTGCCCGCGCACACGCGGATCTTTGACGCTGGGCAGACAAGCGAGCACATCTACATCGTGCAGCGGGGGCGGGTGCGCACCTTCGCCACGACGGCCGAAGGCACCGAGCTGACCACCGGGCTGTGGTCCACCGGGCATGTGCTGGGCCTCATCGGCGCGGCGACGGCCGGCCCCAAGGTGCTGTCGGCCGAAAGCATCGACGACGCCACGCTGCTCACCCTGACCTCCTCCAACCTGAAGGCCCTGGTGGGCGAGGTGCCCGAGTTCGGCTGGAGCGTGGTGCGCGCGCTGGCCTGGATGGCGTCGACCGGCGTGCACCGCGCCATCCGCCTGAGCACCGCGCCGGTCAGCCACCGGCTGATCGATGCGCTGCTGATGCTCGCCGAGCTGCCGGAGGCGGGCGACGGCCGCGGCGGCGCGCTCATCGAGGGCATCAGCCAGGAAACCATCGCCGGCATGGTGGGCGCCACCCGCCCCTGGGTGGCGCAGGCGCTCAGCGAATTGTCGCGCCGGGGCCTGCTGGCGCAGGGCCGGATGCGCATCGCCGTGCCCGACCTGTCCCGCCTGCGGGCCGCTGCGCGGCTCTGA
- a CDS encoding OsmC family protein, whose protein sequence is MAVELRRDRAAPMAQTLSIRSHSLTADASVPEGGTDAGPSPHDLYDAALGACKALTVLWYARRKGIPVDDMHTVIERDDSQERAGTYRLAARLQIGGDLTDAQLQELQAVAHKCPVHKLMTQVTTEITTQVERLP, encoded by the coding sequence ATGGCTGTTGAGCTCAGACGCGACCGCGCCGCCCCGATGGCGCAAACCCTCTCCATCCGCAGCCACTCGCTGACGGCGGATGCCAGCGTGCCCGAAGGCGGCACCGACGCCGGCCCGAGCCCGCACGACCTGTACGACGCGGCGCTCGGGGCCTGCAAGGCGCTCACCGTGCTGTGGTACGCGCGCAGGAAGGGCATCCCGGTGGACGACATGCACACCGTGATCGAGCGCGACGATTCGCAGGAGCGCGCCGGCACCTACCGCCTGGCCGCGAGGCTGCAGATCGGCGGGGACTTGACCGACGCCCAGCTGCAGGAGCTGCAGGCCGTGGCGCACAAATGCCCGGTGCACAAGCTGATGACGCAGGTGACCACCGAAATCACCACCCAGGTGGAGCGGCTGCCGTGA
- a CDS encoding RidA family protein: protein MNSFHNPPALATPNGFSHVAQSTHRRTILVSGQVAYGPDGAVVGAGDLAAQTRQVYANLETALADAGASMRDVVKTTLFVKDLSPDKAVIVRAARAPFLAADRPPASTMVGVASLARPELLLEVEAMAMLD from the coding sequence ATGAACAGCTTTCACAATCCGCCGGCCCTGGCCACTCCCAACGGCTTCAGCCACGTCGCGCAGTCCACCCATCGCCGGACGATCCTGGTCTCGGGCCAGGTGGCCTACGGCCCGGACGGCGCCGTGGTGGGCGCGGGCGATCTCGCGGCCCAGACCCGCCAGGTCTATGCCAACCTCGAGACGGCGCTGGCCGACGCCGGCGCCTCGATGCGCGACGTGGTCAAGACCACGCTTTTCGTGAAGGACCTGTCGCCCGACAAGGCCGTGATCGTGCGCGCGGCCCGCGCGCCCTTCCTGGCGGCGGACCGCCCGCCCGCGAGCACCATGGTCGGCGTCGCCTCGCTGGCCCGGCCCGAGCTGCTGCTCGAAGTGGAAGCGATGGCGATGCTGGACTGA
- a CDS encoding diguanylate cyclase domain-containing protein — translation MPFLAGFHAASWLLLVTLALFAGKVFAAPVLSFDRMERAVDLRGQAEYAVMRSGALDPQSVWELPGTAFKRGRPDLMLDLPEGAMLVMRVEIDVPQMHDPDYLELPSARLDRVRYWARSSGSPSWQTAEAGDRVPPPRWSFSGPYPAFELPSAGQRTQIVLAIEHRGLLNVPVQWVSDQVFRVERMGHAFKFGLMTGLALALAAACAVATALFRKTVFALLCLYTLLMAVQVVANNGYGDIYLWPWMPELDDPAKPFVSMLLSCLLVPLVALVLNADVHKHAWWVGAWRWGLAGLVYALVQAWLLPPEWRLLAGTAYVLFSLLFAGILSMHGVLRSDAMSAWALAGTGLIAMSTLLGYADYTALHGSVVLNMIGTGCRMGFVVLMLGVAVQRHRFGRDVLSRALSASGRDALTGLLTRPGFEHALAKSSLMTEHASAFSSGFMVCDLRSLGTVRSEYGEDICERVLVRFAAVLQRTLHSDSIIGRIGYGRFAAVLVQDVDTSTLQATATQVLTRVLAQSDLPDFVRQLKLRMVLAQMPLSQVHLADLENRCNSVMQGGDSARVIRWL, via the coding sequence ATGCCTTTTCTTGCCGGATTCCATGCAGCCAGCTGGCTGCTGCTGGTGACGCTTGCCCTGTTCGCGGGGAAGGTTTTCGCAGCACCTGTTCTCTCTTTCGACCGGATGGAGCGCGCGGTGGATCTGCGCGGCCAGGCGGAATACGCCGTGATGCGGTCCGGCGCGCTGGATCCCCAGTCCGTCTGGGAGCTGCCGGGCACGGCCTTCAAGCGCGGCCGGCCCGACCTGATGCTCGATCTCCCCGAAGGCGCCATGCTGGTGATGCGCGTCGAGATCGACGTGCCGCAGATGCATGACCCCGACTACCTGGAGCTGCCCTCGGCGCGGCTTGACCGGGTGCGCTACTGGGCGCGCAGCAGCGGCAGCCCCTCGTGGCAGACCGCCGAGGCGGGCGACCGCGTGCCGCCGCCGCGCTGGTCGTTCTCCGGCCCTTATCCGGCCTTCGAGCTGCCGTCGGCCGGCCAGCGCACGCAGATCGTGCTGGCCATCGAGCACCGCGGCCTGCTCAACGTGCCGGTGCAGTGGGTCAGCGACCAGGTGTTCCGGGTCGAGCGCATGGGGCATGCGTTCAAGTTCGGCCTCATGACCGGGCTGGCGCTGGCGCTGGCCGCGGCCTGTGCCGTGGCGACCGCGCTGTTCAGGAAAACGGTGTTTGCGCTGCTATGCCTGTACACGCTGCTGATGGCGGTGCAGGTGGTCGCCAACAACGGCTACGGCGACATCTACCTCTGGCCGTGGATGCCCGAGCTGGACGATCCGGCCAAGCCCTTCGTCTCGATGCTGCTGTCCTGCCTGCTGGTGCCCCTGGTGGCGCTGGTGCTCAATGCCGACGTGCACAAGCATGCCTGGTGGGTGGGCGCCTGGCGCTGGGGCCTGGCCGGGCTGGTGTATGCGCTGGTGCAGGCCTGGCTGCTGCCGCCCGAGTGGCGGCTGCTGGCGGGCACGGCCTATGTGCTGTTCTCGCTGCTGTTCGCTGGCATCCTGTCGATGCATGGCGTGCTGCGCTCCGACGCCATGTCGGCCTGGGCGCTGGCGGGCACGGGGCTGATCGCCATGAGCACGCTGCTCGGGTACGCCGACTACACCGCGCTGCATGGCAGCGTGGTGCTCAACATGATCGGCACCGGCTGCCGCATGGGCTTCGTGGTCCTGATGCTGGGCGTGGCCGTGCAGCGGCACCGCTTCGGGCGCGACGTGCTGTCGCGGGCCCTGAGCGCCAGCGGCCGCGATGCGCTGACCGGCCTGCTCACGCGGCCGGGCTTCGAGCATGCCCTGGCCAAGTCCTCGCTGATGACGGAGCATGCCTCGGCCTTCTCGTCGGGCTTCATGGTGTGCGACCTGCGCAGCCTGGGCACGGTGCGCTCGGAGTACGGCGAGGACATCTGCGAGCGCGTACTGGTGCGCTTTGCCGCGGTGCTGCAGCGCACCCTGCACAGCGACTCGATCATCGGCCGCATCGGCTACGGGCGCTTTGCCGCCGTGCTGGTGCAGGACGTGGACACCTCCACGCTGCAGGCGACGGCCACGCAGGTGCTCACGCGCGTGCTGGCGCAGTCCGATCTGCCCGACTTCGTGCGCCAGCTCAAACTGCGCATGGTGCTGGCCCAGATGCCGCTGAGCCAGGTGCACCTGGCCGATCTCGAAAACCGCTGCAACAGTGTCATGCAGGGCGGCGATTCCGCGCGGGTGATCCGCTGGCTTTGA